GAGGCTGCGGTTAAGACTGATTTCTACGATAAACTTGCATTATACTAATCATGTACCTCAATGACCTCTTCCCAATAGTGAAGTTCCTGAGAATGAAGAAGACTCTTCTGAAACATCGATGGGTCCTCTCCCCGGCGATTACAGCCCCATTCCAGAGGATTCTCAGGCTGAAGAGATGACAGTAGAGGAGGCTGAAACGACACAGTAAGACAAACCCTCAATATaagacataaatacatacattattaatatagatatacattGTTTTTCAAGCTGCACAAAACAAAATTTATGTTATTCCCTTTCAGAGAGCTACAGTTCAGCAGTTTTACAGCAAAGGACTTTCGCCGGATTAAGGTTTTAGGCAGAGGAAGCTTCGGCAAGGTAACTGATTGAGTCTCTAATTAGGACTTGGATCTTTAGCAGCATATACAGGGTAACAATgacactaaactcactttctaatTCCAGGTTCTACTAGTAGAGTATCTTCCAGCAAACATCTATTGCGCTATTAAAGTGCTCAAGAAGGACAACATCGACTCCACTGATGATATAGAACAGTAAGTTCATGGGGAATGATTCCATAATCCTCTCATTTTGCTTTTGGAGCAGTCGCTTTCTGTCTCACAatcttttctattttatatacttttctttCACTTCCCTTCCTTTCACCCAGTTGCTTTTGTTACCAAGATAATTTACTCTGTGCCGGactcattttctcttttatatttcagcattttaacAGAGAAGCAAATTGGACAGTTGGTGAATCCACACAGTTTTATAGTGGACTTATACGCCACATTCAGCACCAAAAACCAGCTGTTTTTCATCATGGAGTttgtggcaggaggcagtttaagAACCCACCTGATGAGGAGCCAGCACTTTGATCTACAGACAACCAAGTAAGTAGAAATGACAGTAGGTGGATATTTGTCCCAGAGTTATAGAAGACTGAGGAGTAGGGGAGGATAATGATAGTGGCAGAGGTAAGCTACACTAAATAGTAAagggttttcacctttgaattaatctctagtatgatgtagagagttatattctgaggcaatttgcaattggttttaattttttatgatttgtggtttttgagttatttagttttttattcagcagtttgcaattagtTAGCcacataaccctagcaaccatgcatcgatttgaataagagcctggaaagaagagggtctgaacagaaagatgagtaataaaaatatagcaataacaatacatttgttacctTACAGTGCACAGTAccttttgctttttagatggggccagtgatccccatttaaaagcctGAAAGAGCCAGAataagaagacaaataaataaaaaaatgtacaaaaaggaagaccaattgaaaagctgcttattaTTAGCCATACTATAATATAATAgttaagcacccctttaagattcCTCTATGAATGTGCCATATAATAATCAAATGTCATTTTCTTATCCTTGCAGGTTCTACGCTGCTTGTATAACACTTGGTTTAGAAGGAATTCACAGCAAGGACGTCATACACAGGTAAGAGTTAATAAAGGGGGATTTGTAGCTGTTGCAATTTAGTAGCAGGACAATTACAGGTTGAAAGTCACTGCTTGGAAAGATAAGGGTAGGGAAAAGAACAGGAACCAGAATTCTTTAAGCTTGGCTTATGGCTCAGCTATTTCACAGCAGTTTTAATGTGTCATAAcatctcccttttattttaatacagagaTTTAAAGCCGGGGAATCTACTTATGGATCAAGACGGCTACATCAAGATCGCCGATTTTGGGATGAGCAAAACTGGTAAGAGCCACcttattattgtgtattattacaCAGAGCAAAGGGAACTCATTTAGGGCATAcaattataatttttctttttttatcaaggCATTGGATATGGAGACCGCACCAACACCATGGTTGGGAGTCCTGCTTATATGGCGCCCGAAGTCGTGATGGAGGAGGAGTACTCAAGAGCCGTTGACTGGTGGGCTCTTGGCGTCATCGTTTATGAGATGCTCCTCGGAACGGTAAGCAGCAATTGCCACTGTCCAGCTATAGGTGGATGTATTAAAGTTAAATACTGTTCTTTATCTATACTCATCATGGCCTCCTAATAAATACCCATGAATCATTTCAGAGACCTTTCACCGGATACGACAGGGACTTTATATATGATTCCATCGTGGAGGATGAGCCACACTACCCCTCATCCCTGGACTCCGAAGCAGTAAGCTTCATATCACAGGTAAGTAG
Above is a genomic segment from Xenopus laevis strain J_2021 chromosome 3L, Xenopus_laevis_v10.1, whole genome shotgun sequence containing:
- the LOC121401068 gene encoding serine/threonine-protein kinase N2-like gives rise to the protein MGPLPGDYSPIPEDSQAEEMTVEEAETTQELQFSSFTAKDFRRIKVLGRGSFGKVLLVEYLPANIYCAIKVLKKDNIDSTDDIEHILTEKQIGQLVNPHSFIVDLYATFSTKNQLFFIMEFVAGGSLRTHLMRSQHFDLQTTKFYAACITLGLEGIHSKDVIHRDLKPGNLLMDQDGYIKIADFGMSKTGIGYGDRTNTMVGSPAYMAPEVVMEEEYSRAVDWWALGVIVYEMLLGTRPFTGYDRDFIYDSIVEDEPHYPSSLDSEAVSFISQLLKKNPEERLGSTPGNAADVAEHPFFNGIVWDDIIEKNVTAPFVPSLNGPEDVGYFDEEFTKLSANLTQPKGPPAEMASEIDEAFLDFNYAAF